From Camelina sativa cultivar DH55 chromosome 20, Cs, whole genome shotgun sequence, the proteins below share one genomic window:
- the LOC104771652 gene encoding uncharacterized protein LOC104771652 has product MASGSLKSLISSAVGRGVNEARARIFGHMLNPTGQRSPHKILRKKLVGDKVAEWYPYDIKNEDPNVLAREEQERISKLEMLKRRNKGPPKKGHGKRAAKRNK; this is encoded by the exons ATGGCTAGTGGTAGCCTGAAAAGCCTTATATCTTCAGCAGTGGGTCGAGGTGTGAACGAAGCGAGAGCCAGGATTTTCGGACATATGCTTAACCCAACGGGACAGAGATCTCCTCATAAGATATTAAGGAAGAAGCTTGTTGGTGACAAGGTTGCAGAATGGTATCCATATGACATTAAGAATGAGGATCCCAATGTCTTGGCTAGAGAAGAACAAGA GCGGATATCAAAGCTTGAGATGTTGAAGCGTCGTAACAAAGGACCACCAAAGAAGGGTCACGGAAAACGTGCTGCGAAACGTAACAAGTAG
- the LOC104771651 gene encoding mitochondrial amidoxime reducing component 2, giving the protein MEEARKIQSLFIYPIKSCRGISVPQATVTHTGFQWDRYWLVVNYKGRAYTQRVEPKLALVESELPKEAFLEDWEPTKDSFLVLRAPGMSPLKIPLTKPSSVAEGVSMWEWSGSAFDEGEEAAKWFSDFLGKQSRLVRFKKDTETRPSPPEFAAGYSTTFADMFPFLFASQASLDQLNTLLPEPVPINRFRPNILVDNCDPFGEDLWDEIKINDLVFQGVRLCSRCKVPTVNQETGVPGAAEPTETLMKFRSDNVLMPDKKPRGKVFFGKEMVWNWNLTNTEGKGKKTIKVGDTISVIRKIPSRAEAAV; this is encoded by the exons atggaGGAAGCTCGAAAGATTCAATCTTTGTTCATTTATCCGATCAAATCTTGCCGTGGGATCTCTGTTCCTCAGGCAACCGTTACTCATACTG GATTTCAATGGGACCGGTATTGGTTAGTTGTGAATTACAAAGGAAGAGCATACACTCAAAGAGTTGAGCCAAAGCTTGCTCTTGTTGAATCGGAGTTACCTAAGGAAGCCTTTTTGGAAGATTGGGAGCCAACAAAGGACTCATTTTTGG TCTTAAGAGCCCCTGGTATGAGTCCGTTAAAGATCCCGTTGACTAAGCCAAGCTCGGTGGCAGAAGGTGTGTCGATGTGGGAATGGTCTGGCTCTGCGtttgatgaaggagaagaagctgcAAAGTGGTTTTCAGATTTTCTTGGAAAACAAAGccgtttggttcggtttaagaAAG ACACTGAAACTAGACCGTCACCTCCTGAGTTTGCAGCAGGTTACTCTACAACATTTGCAGATATGTTCCCCTTTTTGTTTGCATCTCAG GCTTCTCTAGACCAGTTGAATACACTTCTGCCAGAACCGGTGCCTATTAACCGTTTTAGACCCAA CATTCTTGTTGATAATTGTGATCCTTTCGGTGAAGATCTTTGGGATGAAATCAAGATAAACGATTTAGTCTTCCAAGGAGTTAGGCTATGCAGCCGTTGCAAG GTACCAACTGTGAATCAAGAAACCGGGGTTCCGGGTGCAGCAGAACCAACTGAAACTCTGATGAAATTTAGATCAGACAATGTCTTAATGCCAGACAAGAAACCGCGTGGAAAG GTTTTCTTTGGTAAGGAGATGGTTTGGAATTGGAACTTAACCAACACCGAAGGCAAAGGCAAGAAGACAATCAAAGTTGGTGATACCATCTCTGTCATAAGGAAGATCCCTTCCAGAGCTGAAGCTGCTGTTTAA
- the LOC104771653 gene encoding haloacid dehalogenase-like hydrolase domain-containing protein 3, which yields MAVSLLSKLRCITVDVTGTLIAYKGELGDYYCMAAKAIGLPCPDYKRVHEGFKLAYTDMAQKYPCFGFHAKMPNIVWWKTCVRDSFVKAGYEYDEETFEKIFRRIYSTFGSAAPYSVFQDSRPFLRWARSQGLIVGLVSNAEYRYQEVILPALGLNKAEWDFGVFSGIEGIEKPDPRIYKLALERAGNNIAPEEVLHIGDSMRKDYGPAKSIGMHALLLDRFKTEAAKDWTEAGAIVLPDLVAVQQLLESDKLKC from the exons ATGGCGGTGTCGCTTTTATCGAAGTTAAGGTGTATCACAGTAGATGTAACTGGTACTCTCATAGCATATAAAGGAGAGCTTGGTGATTACTATTGTATGGCTGCTAAAGCCATTGGTTTGCCTTGTCCTGATTATAAACGAGTTCATGAAGGCTTTAAACTAGCTTATACAGATATGGCTCAAAAGTATCCTTGTTTCGGTTTTCATGCCAAAATGCCTAACATTGTTTGGTGGAAAACTTGTGTTAGAGATTCTTTTGTCAag gCAGGATATGAGTATGATGAGGAGACATTTGAGAAGATTTTTAGGCGAATCTATTCAACGTTTGGCTCTGCTGCTCCTTACTCTGTGTTTCAAGATTCAAGACCGTTTCTAAGATGGGCACGAAGTCAAGGTCTTATAGTCGGACTTGTTAGCAATGCGGAGTACCGATATCAAGAAGTTATTTTACCTGCCTTAGGTTTGAACAAG GCAGAGTGGGATTTTGGTGTGTTCTCTGGAATTGAAGGGATAGAGAAACCAGATCCGAGGATATACAAGCTTGCGTTAGAGAGAGCGGGGAATAATATTGCGCCTGAAGAGGTTTTGCATATTGGAGATAGTATGCGCAAAGATTATGGTCCGGCCAAGAGTATAGGGATGCATGCTTTGTTGCTTGATAGGTTTAAGACAGAAGCTGCTAAAGACTGGACTGAAGCTGGAGCTATTGTGCTTCCTGATTTGGTTGCTGTTCAACAACTTTTGGAGTCTGATAAGTTGAAATGTTAA